In Macrobrachium nipponense isolate FS-2020 chromosome 36, ASM1510439v2, whole genome shotgun sequence, a genomic segment contains:
- the LOC135203503 gene encoding gastrula zinc finger protein XlCGF8.2DB-like has translation MCKECGKAFPRKDLLTIHMRIHTGEKPFKCNDCGKAFSHKLSLTSHMRIHTGEKPFMCKECGKAFSQKPNLTSHMRIHTGEKPFMCKECGKAFSHKPSLTLHMRLHTGEKPFMCKECGKAFSHKPSLTSHMRIHMGEKPFMCKKCGKAFSHKPSLTSHMRIHTGEKPFMCNECGKAFPRKDLLTMHMRIHTGEKPFKCNDCGKAFSHKLSLTLHMRIHTGEKPFMCKECGKAFPRKDLLTIHMRIHTGEKPFKCNDCGKAFSHKPSLTSHMRIHTGEKPFMCKECGKAFSQKPSLTSHMRIHTGEKPFMCKECGKTFSHKPSLTLHMRLHTREEKETT, from the coding sequence atgtgcaaggaatgtggaaaagcatttccaaggaaagatctacttacaattcatatgagaatccacactggagagaagccattcaaatgCAATgattgtgggaaagcattttcccacaaactaagtcttacaagtcatatgagaatccataccggagaaaagccattcatgtgcaaagaatgtgggaaagcattttcccagaagccaaatcttacaagtcatatgagaatccataccggagagaagccattcatgtgcaaggaatgtgggaaagcattttcccacaaaccaagtcttacacttcatatgagattgcataccggagagaagccattcatgtgcaaggaatgtgggaaagcattttcccacaaaccaagtcttacaagtcatatgagaatccatatgggagagaagccattcatgtgcaagaaatgtgggaaagcattttcccacaaaccaagtcttacaagtcatatgagaatccataccggagagaagccattcatgtgcaatgaATGTGGAAAAGCATTTCCAAGGAAAGATCTACTTACAATgcatatgagaatccacactggagaaaagccattcaaATGCAATgattgtgggaaagcattttcccacaaaCTAAGTCTTACtcttcatatgagaatccataccggagagaagccattcatgtgcaaggaatgtggaaaagcatttccaaggaaagatctacttacaattcatatgagaatccacactggagagaagccattcaaatgCAATgattgtgggaaagcattttcccacaaaccaagtcttacaagtcatatgagaatccataccggagagaagccattcatgtgcaaagaatgtgggaaagcattttcccagaagccaagtcttacaagtcatatgagaatccataccggagagaagccattcatgtgcaaggaatgtgggaaaacattttcccacaaaccaagtcttacacttcatatgagattgcataccagagaggaaaaagaaacaacataa